Within the Azospirillum brasilense genome, the region ATGCTGGACCTGATGACTCGCAGCGACGAGGCGCTGGAGACCATCCGCCGCACCTTTCCGGTGGCGCTCGGCGACTACGCGATGCCGGCCGGAGGCACCGGTCTGGTGATCATCGACGAGGTGAAGGGGTTTGCCGCCGTCGGTTGCGGTCCGCTCGCCCCGGCGGCGCCGAACGCCCATGTCGACCGCATGATCGCCGAGACGGACCGTCTGGCCCGCCGCTTCGCCGGGGCCGGCTGGCCGATCTGCGTCTCGCTGGACCGCCATGCCCCGGACAAGCCGGAGCCGCCCTATCCCCCGCACTGCCTGATCGGCACCGGCCATGACGAGCTGGTGTCCGAACTGGCCTGGCTCGAGTCGGAGCCCTCGGCGACCCTCATCGCCAAGGACTGCATCAATTTCTTCATCGGCGCGACCGAACTGGGCGCGGATGGCAAGGCCGGGCGCAACCGGCTGGTGGACTGGGTCAACGGCAACCGGCTGGTGTCGGTCGTCACGGTGGGCATCTGCACCGACGTGTGCGTGATGGATTTCGTCCTGACCCTGCTGTCCGCGCGCAACCACGGCATGATGCCGACGCTGAAGGACGTTGTGGTCTACGAGCCGGGCTGCGCCACCTACGACCTGCCGGCGGAGACGGCGCGGGACCTCGGCCTGCCCGAGACGGCGGCGCACCCGCAGGAGCCGGCGCATCACATGGGGCTCTACATGATGGCGTCGCGCGGCGCGCTGCTGGCCGACACGCTGCGCTGAGGCCAGACAAATCAGGGCTTTCGCTTTTTCCAGGCGGCTCTGGTAACATCCCAGCGTGGCAAGGGTCCCAATCGTTCAACCGGTGTGCGATGCCGGCGGAAACGGCTGGACGTCGCGGAGGCGTCGCACGTGGAAGAGCGATATCTGAGGGCGATCCGCAACGCGCTGGTCAAGCATCAGCAATGGCTGACGCGCGACCCCAGCATGAAGGGGCGCTGCGCCGACCTCAGCTTCCACAACCTGTCGGGCCTGGGGCTACGCCGCATCAATCTCAGCGGCGCCAAGCTCAGCGGGGCGAACCTGAACAGCGCCCGGCTGTCGGGGGCCGTTCTGTCGCGCACCGACCTGTTCGGCGCCGACCTATCCAAAGCCGACCTCACCGGTGCGTCGCTGGAGGGTGCCGACCTGCGCGGCGCGCGGGTGGAGGGCGCCTTGATGGAGGAGGCCAACCTGCGCGGCGCCGACCTGCGCAAGGGTATGATGCTGGGGGCGGACGAACGCAAGCCGGCGGGCAACGCCGACGGCAGCACCACCTTCATCGGCTCCAAGATGGCCCGCGCCATCCTGTCCGACGCGCGTCTGGCGCAGTGCGACTTTTCCGGCTGCGATCTCTGCGGCGCGACCTTTTCCGGAAGCGACATGACCGGAACCATCCTGATCGGCGCCAATCTGATCGGCGCGGTGATGGAGCGGGTGGAAATGCAGGGCGCCCTGCTGTGCGGCGCCCGGCTGGACGACGAACTGCGCCAGACGCTGGAGCGGCGCGGCATCGATGTGGACGGTACCGGGCTGGTCAGCCTCGCCGGGCGGATGGCCGACAGCATTTCCGCGCACCAGCTCTGGGTCGAGCGCAACGCCGCCGCCGGCCTGCGGCTGGAGATGCAGCGCGTCGACCTGCGCGGCTACAACTTTGCCAACCAACTCCTGGCCGGCAGCGTGATGCGCTTCTGCGGGCTGCGCGGGGCGGATTTCTCCGGGGCGAAGCTGGTCATGGCGGACCTGTCCTACTGCGACCTGCGCGAGGCGGACTTCACCAGCGCCGACCTGTCCGGCTGCAACCTGCGCGGGGCCAATCTGGCGGGGGCCAAGCTGTGGCGGGCGCGGCTGCGCCCGGTGGACCTTGCCGGGGACGGCAGCCGCCTGTGGCCGACCAACCTTGCCGAGGCCAGCCTGACCGGGGCCGATCTGCGCGACACCAGCCTCGCCCGCGCGATCCTGCACGGCACCGACCTGACGCGCGTCCGCGCCACGGCGGAAACGCTGCGCGGCGCCGACCTGAGCTTCGCCGTCGGGGTCGAGCCGCAATACGCCTGAGTGGGCGCTACACGGCGTCCGCCACCCGGATGCGGCCCTGGATGATGGCCTCGCGCGCTTCCTCCAGCCGGTCCTTCATGGCGGGGGTGACCAGCGCGCGGTTGTTGTCGTCCAGCGCGTAATCGACTCCGCGCTCGGCCAGCCCCAGGGCGCGCGGGCCGGGGGTCCAGGCGCCGCTGCGGCCCTCCCCGAAGGCGCGCTCCACCGCCAGATCCACCCGCTTCAGCATCGAGGTCAGGATGGTGCCGGGGTAGAGGTGGTTCTGGTTGCTGTCCACCCCGATGGCGAGGCGCCCGTCGTCCTTGGCCGCCGCGAAGATGCCGAAGTTGGACACGCCGGCTCCGGCGAACACCACGTCGGCGCCGCGCTGGAACTGGGCCTTCGCCACCTCCGCCCCGGTGGTCGGATCGTTGAAGGCGGCGGGGGTGGTGCCGACGAAATTGACCAGCAGGCCGATGTCCGGCCGGGCGTGGCGGGCGCCCTGCTGGAAGCCGGCGATGAATTTGCGGATCAGCGGGATGTCCAGCGCCCCGATGAAGCCGATGGTCCCGGTCCGCGAGGCCATGGCCGCCAGCATGCCGACGAGAAAGGACCCCTCCTGCTCCTTGAAGGTCACGGACTGGACGTTCGGCGCCTCCACCACCGCATCGACCAGGGTGAAGCGGACGGCGGGGTGCCTCGGCGCGAGGCTGGCCAGCGGGGCGGCGTAGTAGAAGCCGATCAGCGCGAGGTCGGTCACGCCGCGGCGCAGCAGGGCGGCCACCGCCTGACCGAACTGCGCCGTGCTGGCCGGCAGATAGTCGCGGTAGGCGACCCCGGTGGCCTCCTTGAACCGCTCCGCCCCGGTGAAGGCGCCCTCGTTGAAGCTCTTGTCGAACTTCTGCCCGACCGCGTACAGCAGCCCGGGCGTGAACTCCTGCGACCGCGCCGGAGCGGCGAGCGTGGCGAGGCCGGCGGCGCCCAGCGCCAGGACGGAACGGCGGGAGGGATGGCTCGTCATTGGGCGGGCTCGGCGGTCAGGGATTCGGATACCAGCGCCGCGTGCCGCGCCCGCAGCGGGGCGAGGGCAGGGCTGTCGGGCTGGGGCGGCTGGAGGACGAGCCGCGCGTCGGCGCGCCCGGTCGCGGTCAGGACCGCACCGGGGAAGGCGTCGGCGGCACGGCGCAAAAACTCCGCGAAGGCCTCGTCGGGGAGGCCGCTGTAGGGCGTCCCGTCGTCGCCGCGCAGATTCAGGAACAGCAGCGTGTCGCCGAAGGCGGTGTAGCCGCCGCCCAGCCCCTCATGCTCCGTCGCGGCGGCGAGGAAGAAGCGCTGGGCGCGCTCCGGCGTCAGGCTGCCGGCGGGAAAGCGGACCAGGGCGTAGCCGGTGGCGCCGTCCGCGCTGTCGAAGTCCGCCACCAGGACGCTCTCCTGCGAGAAGCTCCAGGCGATTGCCCCGGCCAGCCGGTCGGCGGGTGCGTCCTCCAGCCGCAGGGTCATGTGGAGCGACGGGTTGGTCTGGAGCCGGAAACCGCCCATCCGCAGGTCGGCGGCCGTGCCCACTCCATCCAGGCCGGCGGCGTTGAGGATGGCGGGCAGCAGTTCGGTCCGGGCGCGCTCGGTCAGGCGCTGCCGCGCCTCGTAGGACACATTGGGCGGGGCGCCCATGGGCACGGCCTCGAAGAACAGGTGCTGCGCCACCGCCTGCGCGAAGGCGGGCGCGGAACCGAGGATCAGCGCGAGGGCGAGGATGTGACGGCGCACCGGCCGGAACTCCCGAACGAGAGGGCGAGCATAGTCTAGACGGGATGGATGCATTGACGCATAGGTCAATTGCATGACGCTTGCGTCTGGACGGCGCCCCGGGAATGTGTGGTAGCATCGCCGACAACCGGCCGGCAGCGGCGGAAGAACCATGGGGAGGGAAGCGACATGACGGACACGCGCACGCTGAAGGGCAAGACCCTGTTCATCACCGGCGCCAGCCGCGGCATCGGCAAGGCGATCGCGCTGCGCGCCGCCCGCGACGGCGCCAATGTCGTCATCGCCGCCAAGACGTCGGAGCCGCACCCCAAGCTGCCCGGCACCATCTTCTCCGCCGCGGAGGAGGTCGAGGCCGCCGGTGGGAAGGCTTTGCCGATCCTCTGCGACATCCGCGACGACGCCCAGGTGGCCGAGGCGGTGGCCCGCACGGTGGAGGCGTTCGGCGGCATCGACATCCTGGTCAACAACGCCAGCGCGATCAGCCTGACCGGCACGCTGGACACGCCGCTGAAGCGTTGGGACCTGATGATGGGGGTCAACGGGCGGGGGACCTTCGCCTGCTCCCAGGCCTGCCTGCCGCATCTGCTGAAGGCGGAGAACCCGCACATCCTCACCCTGTCGCCGCCGCTGAACCTCAATCCGCGCTGGTTCCAGCACCACACCGCCTACACCATCGCCAAGTATGCGATGAGCCTGTGCACGCTGGGCATGAGCGCCGAGTTCCGCGGCAAGGTCGGGGTGAATTCCCTGTGGCCGC harbors:
- a CDS encoding pentapeptide repeat-containing protein, whose protein sequence is MEERYLRAIRNALVKHQQWLTRDPSMKGRCADLSFHNLSGLGLRRINLSGAKLSGANLNSARLSGAVLSRTDLFGADLSKADLTGASLEGADLRGARVEGALMEEANLRGADLRKGMMLGADERKPAGNADGSTTFIGSKMARAILSDARLAQCDFSGCDLCGATFSGSDMTGTILIGANLIGAVMERVEMQGALLCGARLDDELRQTLERRGIDVDGTGLVSLAGRMADSISAHQLWVERNAAAGLRLEMQRVDLRGYNFANQLLAGSVMRFCGLRGADFSGAKLVMADLSYCDLREADFTSADLSGCNLRGANLAGAKLWRARLRPVDLAGDGSRLWPTNLAEASLTGADLRDTSLARAILHGTDLTRVRATAETLRGADLSFAVGVEPQYA
- a CDS encoding SDR family oxidoreductase, giving the protein MTDTRTLKGKTLFITGASRGIGKAIALRAARDGANVVIAAKTSEPHPKLPGTIFSAAEEVEAAGGKALPILCDIRDDAQVAEAVARTVEAFGGIDILVNNASAISLTGTLDTPLKRWDLMMGVNGRGTFACSQACLPHLLKAENPHILTLSPPLNLNPRWFQHHTAYTIAKYAMSLCTLGMSAEFRGKVGVNSLWPRTIIGTAAIAMLKGAAEFDNCRKPEILADAAHAILTRDARTCTGHFFIDDEVLAEEGVTDLEPYAVRPGAPLAPDIFLD
- a CDS encoding BMP family lipoprotein, with the protein product MTSHPSRRSVLALGAAGLATLAAPARSQEFTPGLLYAVGQKFDKSFNEGAFTGAERFKEATGVAYRDYLPASTAQFGQAVAALLRRGVTDLALIGFYYAAPLASLAPRHPAVRFTLVDAVVEAPNVQSVTFKEQEGSFLVGMLAAMASRTGTIGFIGALDIPLIRKFIAGFQQGARHARPDIGLLVNFVGTTPAAFNDPTTGAEVAKAQFQRGADVVFAGAGVSNFGIFAAAKDDGRLAIGVDSNQNHLYPGTILTSMLKRVDLAVERAFGEGRSGAWTPGPRALGLAERGVDYALDDNNRALVTPAMKDRLEEAREAIIQGRIRVADAV
- a CDS encoding isochorismatase family protein — encoded protein: MLDLMTRSDEALETIRRTFPVALGDYAMPAGGTGLVIIDEVKGFAAVGCGPLAPAAPNAHVDRMIAETDRLARRFAGAGWPICVSLDRHAPDKPEPPYPPHCLIGTGHDELVSELAWLESEPSATLIAKDCINFFIGATELGADGKAGRNRLVDWVNGNRLVSVVTVGICTDVCVMDFVLTLLSARNHGMMPTLKDVVVYEPGCATYDLPAETARDLGLPETAAHPQEPAHHMGLYMMASRGALLADTLR